The genomic interval GTCATCCTCGCGATGGTGGTGGCCGCCGCCCTCGGCGCGAGCCTCGGCAACGCGGTGCTCGCCGTGCTCGTCGTCGCCTGGCCGGCGTACGCGCGGGTCACCCGCGGTCTCGTGCTCGGCGTACGGGAGCGGGAGTACGTGCTGAGCGGCCGGCTGCTGGGTTTTTCGGCCTGGCGCTCGCTGCGGGTGGACGTGCTGCCGAACGTCACCGGGCCGGTCCTGGTGCTCGCCACCCTCGACATCGGCACCGCGCTGCTGCTGCTGTCGGGCCTGTCGTTCCTCGGGCTCGGCGCCAAACCGCCGTCGCCCGAGTGGGGCGCGATGGTCGCCGCGGGGGTGGACGTCTTCGACAGCTGGTGGGTCGCGACGTTCCCCGGGCTCGCCATCCTGACGGTCGTCCTCGCGTTCAACTTCCTCGGCGACACGTTGCGCGACGCGCTCGACCCGCGTACCGCACGGGCGATCAAGGAGCGTGCACTGTGAGCGCCGCGTTGACGATCGAGGGGCTGCGGGTGTCGATCGGCGGCCACGACGTCCTGCACGGCGTGGACCTGACCCTGGAGGCGGGCCGCGTGCACGGCCTCGCCGGGGAGAGCGGCTCGGGCAAGACCATGACCGGTCTCGCCGTGCTCGGCCTGCTCCCCCACGGCTCCCGTAGCTCGGGACGGATCGAGTTCGGCGGGCGCGACCTGCTGGGGATGCCGGCCCGCGAGCTCAACGAGGTGCGCGGCGCGAAGATCGCCATGGTCTTCCAGGACCCGTCGACCAGCCTGCATCCCATGCTGACGGTCGGGCGGCAGCTCACCGAGCACATGCGCCACCACCTGCGCCTCGGCAGGAATGAGGCACGCGAGCGCGCCGCCGGCCTGCTCGCCAAGGTGCGCATCCCGGGCCCGGAGGAGGCGCTCAAGCGCTACCCGCACCAGTTCTCCGGCGGGATGCGGCAGCGGATCGCCATCGCGGTCGCGCTGGCCTGCGAACCCGAGGTGCTGATCGCCGACGAGCCGACGACCGCGCTCGACGTGACCGTGCAGGCCGGGATCCTCCGCCTGCTGCGCGGCCTGTGCGACGACCTCGGCCTCGCCGTCCTCCTCGTCACCCACGACCTCGGCGTGATGTCGG from Microbispora sp. ZYX-F-249 carries:
- a CDS encoding ABC transporter ATP-binding protein — its product is MSAALTIEGLRVSIGGHDVLHGVDLTLEAGRVHGLAGESGSGKTMTGLAVLGLLPHGSRSSGRIEFGGRDLLGMPARELNEVRGAKIAMVFQDPSTSLHPMLTVGRQLTEHMRHHLRLGRNEARERAAGLLAKVRIPGPEEALKRYPHQFSGGMRQRIAIAVALACEPEVLIADEPTTALDVTVQAGILRLLRGLCDDLGLAVLLVTHDLGVMSAVADEVSVMKDGLVVETGTRGQVLREPRHPYTRSLLDALPVPPAEDSR
- a CDS encoding ABC transporter permease, which produces MKRAGLFARTRVSRLPQAWRRPLAVVGVVVALAWIVVALAAPVLAPHDPLAQELPRLAPPGPGHWLGTDQLGRDILSRVMYGARVSIPLTLLLVVLSVLIGGLLGACAGYFGRWVDETIMRLADLVFAFPTVILAMVVAAALGASLGNAVLAVLVVAWPAYARVTRGLVLGVREREYVLSGRLLGFSAWRSLRVDVLPNVTGPVLVLATLDIGTALLLLSGLSFLGLGAKPPSPEWGAMVAAGVDVFDSWWVATFPGLAILTVVLAFNFLGDTLRDALDPRTARAIKERAL